From Neobacillus sp. PS2-9, the proteins below share one genomic window:
- a CDS encoding excalibur calcium-binding domain-containing protein encodes MNRVPSTNPAYDARHDRDKDNWACER; translated from the coding sequence ATAAATAGGGTACCATCTACAAATCCTGCCTATGATGCAAGGCATGATAGGGATAAAGATAATTGGGCGTGCGAGCGATAA